One window of Stenotrophomonas indicatrix genomic DNA carries:
- a CDS encoding TetR/AcrR family transcriptional regulator — protein sequence MNQPDASAGEPRAGRNSRLSAEDWAQAALDLIAEQGVSAVAVEPLARRLGVTKGSFYWHFPSRDALLQAALERWELFEQEQVFGSLEDVPDPRVRLRQLFQMVAHEVQPHIIYSELLKALDHPMVRPVIDRVSQRRLDYLIASFRQAGLSSTDARHRARLAYAAYVGFLQLSLQLQQPKQAREDFEAYVEHLIDTLIPNG from the coding sequence ATGAATCAACCTGACGCTTCCGCCGGCGAACCGCGTGCCGGCCGCAACAGCCGCCTGAGTGCCGAAGACTGGGCCCAGGCGGCCCTCGATCTGATTGCCGAGCAAGGTGTGAGTGCCGTCGCGGTGGAGCCGCTGGCGCGCCGCCTTGGCGTGACCAAAGGCAGTTTCTACTGGCACTTCCCCTCGCGTGATGCGCTGCTGCAGGCCGCACTGGAACGCTGGGAATTGTTCGAGCAGGAACAGGTGTTCGGCAGCCTGGAAGACGTGCCGGACCCGCGCGTGCGCCTGCGCCAGCTGTTCCAGATGGTGGCGCACGAAGTGCAGCCGCACATCATCTACAGCGAGCTGCTGAAGGCCCTTGACCATCCGATGGTGCGGCCGGTGATCGACCGTGTGTCGCAGCGACGGCTCGATTACCTGATCGCCTCGTTCCGCCAGGCGGGCCTGAGCTCGACCGATGCACGCCATCGCGCACGCCTGGCCTATGCGGCCTATGTAGGCTTCCTGCAGTTGTCGCTGCAGCTGCAGCAGCCCAAGCAGGCGCGCGAGGATTTCGAAGCGTATGTCGAACATCTGATCGACACGCTGATTCCGAACGGCTGA
- a CDS encoding alpha/beta hydrolase translates to MVMSPTPAAFHDLRLEAAHGASLAATASTSGRRGRVLFAHGFGQTRHAWTTTAKALSAAGLQTLAYDARGHGDSDWNAADLAYHGEQFADDLIVLAGEQPRPPVLVAASMGGLFGLLAESRWPGLFSAMVLVDITPRWDTAGVERILAFMTAHPEGFASLSQAADVISAYVPHRPRKSEDSLRALLREDGHGRWRWHWDPRLVAELARDSEQHQDALAEAARQVKCPLLLVSGGRSDLVTPQTVAEFLALAPHARHVQLPQATHMVAGDDNDAFTATVLDYLDVLPAADAAASSAINEHVTGARS, encoded by the coding sequence ATGGTTATGTCCCCTACTCCCGCTGCATTCCATGACCTGCGCCTGGAGGCTGCCCACGGTGCCTCGCTGGCTGCAACTGCCAGCACCTCCGGCCGTCGCGGACGCGTATTGTTCGCACACGGCTTTGGCCAGACCCGCCATGCCTGGACGACCACGGCCAAAGCACTGTCGGCCGCTGGCCTGCAGACTCTGGCCTACGACGCCCGCGGTCATGGCGATTCCGACTGGAATGCGGCCGATCTGGCCTATCACGGCGAGCAGTTCGCCGATGACCTGATCGTGCTGGCCGGCGAGCAGCCGCGACCGCCGGTACTGGTGGCGGCCTCGATGGGGGGCCTGTTCGGCCTGTTGGCCGAATCACGCTGGCCCGGGCTGTTCTCGGCCATGGTGCTGGTGGACATCACCCCGCGCTGGGACACCGCTGGCGTCGAGCGCATCCTCGCCTTCATGACCGCGCACCCGGAAGGATTCGCCTCGCTGTCGCAGGCTGCCGATGTGATTTCGGCCTATGTGCCGCACCGCCCGCGCAAATCCGAGGATTCACTGCGCGCCCTGCTGCGCGAAGACGGCCACGGCCGCTGGCGCTGGCATTGGGACCCGCGCCTGGTGGCCGAACTGGCCCGCGACAGCGAGCAGCACCAGGATGCACTGGCCGAGGCCGCGCGCCAGGTGAAGTGCCCCCTGCTGCTGGTCAGCGGTGGCCGCAGCGACCTGGTCACCCCGCAGACGGTGGCCGAATTCCTGGCATTGGCGCCACACGCGCGCCACGTACAGTTGCCGCAGGCCACGCACATGGTCGCCGGTGATGACAACGACGCCTTTACCGCTACTGTGTTGGACTATCTGGACGTGTTGCCCGCAGCGGATGCTGCAGCTTCGTCCGCCATAAACGAGCACGTCACCGGAGCACGCTCATGA
- a CDS encoding acyl-CoA dehydrogenase translates to MSLVIPFLALLLAGAFVAYHRMRLLTWTLISVALLVACWFIPYVNQTATTVAAAILAVIVVPLLLPFIRKPLLTGPMMKVFRKVLPPLSQTERIALETGSVGFEGELFTGDPDWNILLNYPKPQLTAEEQAFLDGPVEELCKMVNDWEITHVHADLPPELWAFIKKNRFFGMIIPKEYGGLGFSALAHHKVIQKLASVSSVVSSTVGVPNSLGPGELLVHYGTQEQKDQYLPRLADGREVPCFGLTGPFAGSDATSIPDYGIVCKGEWNGEQVLGVKLTFDKRYITLAPVASLIGLAFRMYDPDGLIGQTRDIGITLGLLPRETAGVEIGRRHFPLNSTFQNGPIRGKDVFIPLTQLIGGAAMAGKGWNMLNECLAVGRSITLPSTASGGAKAGAAVTGAYARIRKQFGLSVGRFEGVEEALARIGGKAYKISALSQATAAAVDRGDVPSVPSAIAKYHCTNMSREVISDMMDVIGGKGIILGPRNFAGRSWQAAPIAITVEGANIMTRSLLIFGQGAILCHPWVLKEMKAAQDPDTRAGLQDFDRSLFGHIRYGISNAVRSFWFGLTGARFGAAPGDAYTRRYFRKLDRYSANLALMADISMMTLGGKLKFKESLSGRLGDVLSHVYMTSAMLKRYHDEGAPQADQPLLAWAFHDSVHKIEESLSAALRNFPIRPIGWLMWALIFPLGRRAEAPGDRLSRRVAALLMAPNEARDRLASGVFLTPCENNPGGRINSYLSKAIMAEPVERKFLKALKSKGIEALDFNSQLDEAVAEGVITQDERSLLEELRTLTLDTITVDDFDTHELRAASYYDRQNKDPHSQAA, encoded by the coding sequence ATGAGCCTCGTCATTCCCTTCCTCGCCCTGCTGCTGGCAGGCGCGTTCGTTGCCTACCACCGCATGCGCCTGCTGACCTGGACGCTGATCAGCGTGGCCCTGCTGGTGGCCTGCTGGTTCATTCCCTACGTCAACCAGACCGCCACGACCGTCGCTGCCGCGATACTGGCCGTGATCGTCGTGCCGCTGCTGCTGCCGTTCATCCGCAAGCCGCTGCTGACCGGCCCGATGATGAAAGTGTTCCGCAAGGTGCTGCCGCCGCTGTCGCAGACCGAGCGCATCGCACTGGAAACCGGCTCGGTCGGCTTCGAAGGCGAACTGTTCACCGGCGACCCGGACTGGAACATCCTGCTGAACTACCCCAAGCCGCAGCTGACCGCTGAAGAACAGGCCTTCCTCGACGGCCCGGTCGAAGAGCTGTGCAAGATGGTCAACGACTGGGAGATCACCCACGTCCATGCCGACCTGCCGCCGGAACTGTGGGCCTTCATCAAGAAGAACCGCTTCTTCGGCATGATCATTCCGAAGGAATACGGCGGCCTGGGCTTCAGCGCGCTGGCCCACCACAAGGTGATCCAGAAGCTGGCCTCGGTGTCTTCGGTGGTCAGCTCGACCGTCGGCGTGCCGAACTCGCTGGGCCCGGGTGAACTGCTGGTGCATTACGGCACCCAGGAACAGAAGGACCAGTACCTGCCGCGCCTGGCCGATGGCCGCGAAGTGCCCTGCTTCGGCCTGACCGGCCCGTTCGCCGGCTCCGATGCGACCTCCATTCCCGACTACGGCATCGTCTGCAAGGGCGAGTGGAACGGCGAGCAGGTGCTCGGCGTCAAGCTGACCTTCGACAAGCGCTACATCACCCTGGCCCCGGTCGCCTCGCTGATCGGGCTGGCCTTCCGCATGTACGATCCGGATGGCCTGATCGGCCAGACCCGCGACATCGGCATCACCCTGGGCCTGCTGCCGCGCGAGACCGCCGGCGTTGAAATCGGCCGTCGCCACTTCCCGCTGAACTCGACGTTCCAGAACGGCCCGATCCGCGGCAAGGACGTGTTCATTCCGCTGACCCAGCTGATCGGTGGCGCTGCAATGGCCGGCAAGGGCTGGAACATGCTCAACGAGTGCCTGGCCGTGGGCCGCTCGATCACCCTGCCCTCCACTGCCAGCGGCGGCGCCAAGGCCGGTGCCGCAGTAACCGGCGCCTATGCGCGCATCCGCAAGCAGTTCGGCCTGTCGGTCGGCCGCTTTGAAGGCGTGGAAGAAGCACTGGCCCGCATCGGTGGCAAGGCGTACAAGATCAGCGCGCTGTCGCAGGCCACCGCCGCTGCTGTGGACCGCGGTGACGTGCCGTCGGTGCCGTCGGCGATCGCCAAGTACCACTGCACCAACATGAGTCGCGAAGTGATCTCGGACATGATGGACGTGATCGGCGGCAAGGGCATCATCCTGGGGCCGCGCAACTTCGCCGGCCGCAGCTGGCAGGCCGCGCCGATCGCCATCACGGTGGAAGGCGCCAACATCATGACCCGCAGCCTGCTGATCTTCGGCCAGGGTGCGATCCTCTGCCACCCGTGGGTGCTGAAGGAAATGAAGGCCGCGCAGGACCCGGACACCCGTGCCGGCCTGCAGGACTTCGATCGCAGCCTGTTCGGCCACATCCGCTACGGCATCTCCAATGCTGTTCGTTCGTTCTGGTTCGGCCTGACCGGCGCACGCTTCGGGGCTGCCCCGGGCGATGCCTACACCCGCCGTTACTTCCGCAAGCTGGACCGTTACTCGGCCAACCTGGCGCTGATGGCCGACATCTCGATGATGACGCTCGGCGGCAAGCTGAAGTTCAAGGAATCGCTGTCCGGCCGCCTGGGCGACGTCCTGAGCCATGTCTACATGACCAGCGCCATGCTCAAGCGCTACCACGACGAAGGCGCGCCGCAGGCCGACCAGCCGCTGCTGGCCTGGGCTTTCCATGACAGCGTGCACAAGATCGAGGAATCGCTGTCGGCCGCCCTGCGCAACTTCCCGATCCGTCCGATCGGCTGGCTGATGTGGGCACTGATCTTCCCGCTGGGCCGTCGTGCCGAGGCCCCGGGCGACCGCCTGAGCCGTCGCGTGGCTGCGCTGCTGATGGCACCGAACGAAGCCCGTGACCGTCTCGCCAGCGGCGTGTTCCTGACCCCGTGCGAGAACAACCCGGGTGGCCGCATCAACAGCTACCTGAGCAAGGCGATCATGGCCGAGCCGGTGGAGCGCAAGTTCCTGAAGGCGCTGAAGAGCAAGGGCATCGAAGCGCTGGACTTCAACAGCCAGCTCGACGAGGCCGTGGCCGAGGGCGTGATCACCCAGGACGAGCGCAGCCTGCTGGAAGAGCTGCGTACGCTGACCCTGGACACCATCACCGTGGACGATTTCGACACCCACGAACTGCGCGCGGCCAGCTATTACGACCGCCAGAACAAGGACCCGCACTCGCAGGCGGCCTGA